In the Gossypium raimondii isolate GPD5lz chromosome 9, ASM2569854v1, whole genome shotgun sequence genome, one interval contains:
- the LOC105800741 gene encoding uncharacterized protein LOC105800741 gives MLQERHGGGPPHGVILAVVVFIVVLAPFLYGDQGEAITEAISELLTPLGLLLLPIFLLLAIQFLSSDRGSFVSGVFSTGEPDTIYGLSGSPVGVALFLLLVLFLLYNRVSIFGGGDDSDD, from the coding sequence ATGTTGCAAGAAAGACACGGCGGTGGTCCACCCCACGGCGTAATACTAGCAGTGGTCGTATTTATCGTGGTATTAGCTCCGTTCTTATACGGTGACCAAGGTGAAGCTATCACTGAAGCCATTTCCGAGCTATTGACTCCGCTCGGTCTCCTCCTCTTGCCCATCTTCCTCCTCCTCGCAATCCAGTTCCTTTCCTCCGATCGTGGCTCCTTTGTCTCCGGCGTATTCTCCACCGGTGAACCCGACACCATTTACGGTCTAAGTGGCTCCCCCGTCGGCGTTGCCCTCTTTCTTCTCCTCGTCTTGTTCTTGCTTTACAATCGTGTTTCCATCTTCGGCGGTGGCGATGATTCCGATGATTGA